From the Jeongeupia sp. HS-3 genome, the window GGCGGCACGCACAACGGCTTCCGGCTGTTGTCGCAGCTGCCGCGCGGCGAGGTCAGGCGCGGTATTTGAACGCGCCTTGCGCCGTGGCGATCAGCGTACCGGCTTCATCGATCACCTCGGCCTGCGTGTAATAGATCGTCCGGCCGCCACCGGTGCGCCTGGCCGTGACGGTCAGACGCCCTTCGCGCGCGGCGGCGACGTAGTTGATCGCCAGCGATAGCGTCACCGCGTGCCGTGGCGGCGCATCCGGCGGCACGTGAAGTCCGGCGTAGCCCGACGCCACGTCGAGCAAGGTCGCAAGTACGCCGCCATGCACCATCGCCTGCCGGTTCAGGTGATCCGGCCGTACGGTCATGCAAAACTCGGCATAATCCAGCGACCAAGCAATCAGTTCGATGCCGAGCAGCGCAATGAACGGATTATCGACGTTGTCGTGGGCTTCCATCAGCGGCTCACGATCAGCCGCAGCCCGAGCGCGATAAAGATCGTCCCGGCGATCCGATCGAGCCACAAGCCGGCGCAAGGCCAGCGGTTCAGCCACTGGCCGACGGCACCGGAGAAATAGCCAAGCAGCCCGAACAGCAACGCCGCCTGTACGGTAAACAGCAACCCCAGCTGCGCGGTCTGCCATCCGACGCCGCCACGTGCGACCACAACAAACTGCGGCAGGAAGGCGAGAAAAAACAGCACCACCTTGGGGTTGATCACATTGGCGAGCAAGCCTTTGCAGAACAAGCGCCGCAAGGACTCCGCCGGCGCCTGCCGGCCATCAACGCGCGCGTTGCCACGGCTGCGCAGCGCCTGAATCCCCAGCCAGACCAGATAAAGCCCGCCACAGATTTTCAGTGCCATGAAGGCCGGCGCCGAAGCGGCAATCAGCGCGCTGATTCCGAGCGCGGCCAGCAGCGTATGGCTGAGACAACCGAGCGCACATCCCAAGCCGAACACCATGCCCTGCCTGCGCCCGCGCGAAATACCGGTGCCCAGCACCATCAGATTGTCCGGTCCTGGCGATGCGGTAATCAGCATCGCGGCAGCGAGAAAACCAAGGAACTGTTCAGGGGAAAGCAGCACGGGCAGCTCCGCTCTGTGCATCAGAACCGCGATGATAAGCCGCTTGCCAAGGATACGCACCCGCAAACGGGCATGGCCGTACGTCGCCGAATAGGCTAGTTCAGCCTAGCCGGATTGGGATCGCCAACCAAGATACAAGACAAAGAGACATACGCATTAGCCCAGAACGGGATCAGAAACCCTGCATTGGGCGCATCAGAATCAGATGGTTTTATATTCACCCGCGGGAGGCATCATGCTATTTGCAGTCAACTACCCGTTCCGCGCGAATGTCACGGAGGAGTCTCACAAACGTGTGCTCGCTCTTTTTGCAAATTGGCAACCACCAGCGGCTTATGTTTTCAAAGCCCATTACACCAACGCGGATGGAAGTGGCGGCTTGGCTTTGATCGAAACGGACTCCGCCATCGCGGCGCTGGAAGTTCATAACGCCTGGGCGCCATTTTTTGAATTCAGAGTGGTACCTATCGTTGAAACTGACAAGGCAGTTCAAATCGGCCTCAACAATATCAAGTGGCGAGAATCCATATAAGCCCGCCATTCATGGACGAGCCGTCGATTCCGCCCCGTATCATTTCAGTTCAGCAGATACCGAGGGCAATGATCGAACCGGGCATTGCTCATTGAGCCTCACAAGGAAAAGATTGCGATGAGAAGCACCACAGGAGAAACCTACGGCTTTCTTTCCCAAATTTTCCAGCTTTACCTGATGGTGATCGATCGCCTGCTCCAGACTCCCGAGCTTTCGGCGGAGCTTCGCTATGTACTTATTCTGGTTTATTCCTGCGTGTTCGTGGTCTTCCTGTCCTTGTTTTTCTGGTTTGCCAAGTTTCTCCTGTCCTTGATTGCCAAGGGCTTTGCGGCCATTTTCTTGTACTTGACCGCGTCGCTGGATAATCCCCGCAGCCTTCCATACGTCTCCATTCTGGCGCTGGTTCAATCCATTCCCTGGTATTTCAGTCTGCTCGTCCTCATCCTGGGCTTCTGTGGTTTGGCCGCGCTGATCACAGACAACCCCGTCTGGAGCGAATCCTTCAAATACATCATGGGGGCGACGGTAGGCTCGCTCATTGGGGTCGTGCAGAAGAAAGAACAGGTAGAAGTGGAAACTCGCCTGTATGGCTTACTCGAACGTGAGACAACGCAATCGCTCGACGCGAGCCCCGATGAATCGACGCAACGCGCCGACAAGTAACAGAGAGATGCCCGCCACTTGAGTCAATGGTTTGATGAGCTGCGCTTACCGGCACTCAGGATCAACTGCATCCGCGATCAACATCTAAAGATCGTGAACCACTCAGGCCGGTGCTTGCCCCGCATCGCCGGCCGGCGTGCCACAACCTTGGCAGAAATGGCCGAATGCGCTTTTGCGCGTTTTGCACTGCACGCAATCATTGAACAGGCAGATACCGCAATGCACACAGTAATTGCGGCCGCCGTCTTTCAAATCCACCGGTCGCTCGCAACCGGGGCAGATTTGCTTGGCGAGCCGGGCTTGTGCCAGATCGTAGCTGAGCGCCTGGCGTCTTAATGCATCGGGTTTCTGTTCGGCCAGCCTTTGCTGTGCCAGATATCGCTGCAAGGCGCCAATGACGTAATGGCCGATCAGCCCGGTGAGTACGATGCCGACGATATAGCGGACGTAACCGCCGTAATTGGGCAGATACGGCACCAGCTCGACGAAAAAGGCAAACAGCGCGAAGAAGATGAAGCCCCAGACAAAGGGCCAGTGCGTGCTTTTGCGCTTTTTGACGAACAGCCACGCGGCGATCAGCAACAGCGGCAGGGTGACGGCAAGGCGGAACAGGAAGACGCGCAGCTCCTGTGCCCTTGCGGCGACCTCGTAGGCCTGCTGGCCGCCTTCCTGCAATTTGGACAGCGCCTGCCGGTGACGTTCGGCTTCGCGCTGTAGTGTCAGATTTTGCTGCTGCAAACGCTCGACCGCCTGTTG encodes:
- a CDS encoding PaaI family thioesterase; protein product: MEAHDNVDNPFIALLGIELIAWSLDYAEFCMTVRPDHLNRQAMVHGGVLATLLDVASGYAGLHVPPDAPPRHAVTLSLAINYVAAAREGRLTVTARRTGGGRTIYYTQAEVIDEAGTLIATAQGAFKYRA
- a CDS encoding LysE family translocator, which encodes MLLSPEQFLGFLAAAMLITASPGPDNLMVLGTGISRGRRQGMVFGLGCALGCLSHTLLAALGISALIAASAPAFMALKICGGLYLVWLGIQALRSRGNARVDGRQAPAESLRRLFCKGLLANVINPKVVLFFLAFLPQFVVVARGGVGWQTAQLGLLFTVQAALLFGLLGYFSGAVGQWLNRWPCAGLWLDRIAGTIFIALGLRLIVSR
- a CDS encoding DUF3303 domain-containing protein, with protein sequence MLFAVNYPFRANVTEESHKRVLALFANWQPPAAYVFKAHYTNADGSGGLALIETDSAIAALEVHNAWAPFFEFRVVPIVETDKAVQIGLNNIKWRESI
- a CDS encoding serine endopeptidase, giving the protein MSKGLRFSEKWFQRGLWLIALIFAGFLIGLGGLIVGDLPKVERSITPEQFIDPAQLAKVRAAIDANEAQRKDALDASEQAELSFTAARNATTSARETFANWLATRKATALPEQDQELIARTRALDALKAHERSAQQAVERLQQQNLTLQREAERHRQALSKLQEGGQQAYEVAARAQELRVFLFRLAVTLPLLLIAAWLFVKKRKSTHWPFVWGFIFFALFAFFVELVPYLPNYGGYVRYIVGIVLTGLIGHYVIGALQRYLAQQRLAEQKPDALRRQALSYDLAQARLAKQICPGCERPVDLKDGGRNYCVHCGICLFNDCVQCKTRKSAFGHFCQGCGTPAGDAGQAPA